Proteins encoded by one window of Emticicia oligotrophica DSM 17448:
- a CDS encoding DUF7133 domain-containing protein — protein MTLRKLLKSKLVWASASTVLIISCAKYGKKEKPLVIKEDPAKAVTKAKEIREKIAVKLADGIQMSLWASDSLAPDPVAMSIDDQGRVYLIRTNRQKNSEFDIRGHRDWMTESIGLQTVEDRRAFLHKIFAPERSKENEWLKDLNEDGSHDWKDLAIEKDEVWRLEDTNNDGIADVSMRVLNDFFEEITDVAGGLLVKGKEMFIGIAPDLWRVKDTDGDGIFDKKTSISHGYGVHIGFSGHGMSGVTEGPDGRIYWNIGDIGANITTADGKKFEHPNSGIIARSNPDGSDFEIFASGLRNTHEFVFDEYGNLISSDNDGDHPGESERLVHVVEGSDAGWRSNWQYGKYTDPKNNKFNVWMDEKLFKPRWDGQAAYIIPPIMNYHNGPTGMVYNPGTALGSDWKNKFFLVEFVGTPTGSHIWSFGLKPKGASFVLDGEKDVVRGILPTGIQFGPDGALYAADWINGWDTKNYGRVWKLDVTKDKNDFEAIRKETKRLIQLNYGVQTEAMLYSLLSNADMRVRQKAQFELVNRGQKGFAQLTKAIEQRENQLARIHGIWGVGQLARQNKTFASPLMGLLKDKDEEIIAQATKIIGDIRLSSAGSELVALLKSSNPRIKFYAAEAIGRMAYQDAVPALIQMLETNNDEDVYIRHAGVLALSRIGKVEPIVALANNPSKALRTAAVLVLRRLKNDNIAIFLNDKDEYIVTEAARGINDDLSIPAALPALAATLAETRFTSEPLLRRAINAALRVGTAKEVDLLINFSTRTDIKDNIKAEALATLGTWNNPSVLDRVDGRYRGKLERDGALVKAKIQPYIGNFLKETNPETIIAMAGLLTELNIPDFNSELASIYTSSDNAKVKAAILPALNKLNYSQIEVAIKQGMDDKNESVRTVALSLLNNNNVSKESLPAIVNTIFTKGGIKEQQQMLIVLGKLALDKTKDILSDLIGQLSDKKLSPSVSLELKEAVDATGSEDLKAKVAAIKPGASPMDEYMESLFGGNRNEGRNIFNYNSTAQCVRCHNLGGEGGSVGPNLAKIGSKLTREQLLQALVEPSARLSPGYGTVSLKLKDGQEVTGILAKETEHELVITTSDAEPLEIPLSRIAKRENMPSSMPPMGSLLSKREIRDVVEFLSNLK, from the coding sequence ATGACTCTTCGAAAACTTTTAAAAAGTAAATTGGTCTGGGCATCGGCCTCCACAGTGCTGATTATTTCATGTGCCAAGTATGGAAAAAAAGAAAAACCTCTGGTTATAAAAGAAGACCCCGCAAAGGCAGTTACGAAAGCCAAAGAAATTCGTGAAAAAATAGCCGTTAAGCTTGCGGATGGTATTCAGATGAGTCTTTGGGCTTCAGACTCACTCGCTCCAGACCCCGTTGCTATGTCAATTGATGACCAAGGGCGTGTTTATCTCATTCGAACTAACCGACAAAAGAACTCTGAATTTGATATTCGTGGTCACCGTGATTGGATGACCGAATCAATTGGTTTACAAACCGTTGAAGACCGCCGTGCATTTTTGCACAAAATTTTTGCTCCTGAGCGTAGTAAAGAAAATGAATGGTTGAAAGACCTCAATGAAGATGGTAGCCATGATTGGAAAGATTTAGCCATAGAAAAAGATGAGGTGTGGCGATTGGAAGATACCAATAATGATGGTATTGCTGATGTGTCAATGAGAGTCTTAAATGATTTTTTTGAAGAAATTACCGACGTAGCGGGAGGGCTTTTAGTAAAAGGTAAGGAAATGTTTATTGGTATTGCCCCAGACCTTTGGCGAGTAAAAGATACTGATGGTGATGGTATTTTTGATAAGAAAACATCTATCAGCCACGGTTATGGCGTACATATTGGCTTTAGCGGACACGGGATGTCGGGTGTAACCGAAGGCCCAGATGGCCGTATTTATTGGAATATTGGTGATATTGGAGCTAATATCACTACTGCCGATGGTAAGAAGTTTGAGCACCCTAACTCTGGAATTATCGCTCGTTCGAACCCCGATGGTAGTGATTTCGAGATTTTTGCTTCTGGTTTAAGAAATACACACGAATTTGTTTTTGATGAGTATGGCAATCTTATTTCTTCCGATAATGATGGCGACCACCCGGGCGAAAGTGAACGTTTAGTGCACGTAGTAGAAGGCTCGGATGCTGGTTGGCGTTCGAACTGGCAATACGGAAAATACACCGACCCAAAGAATAATAAATTTAATGTTTGGATGGATGAAAAACTATTCAAACCTCGTTGGGACGGTCAGGCTGCTTACATCATTCCACCAATCATGAACTACCACAATGGCCCAACGGGTATGGTCTATAACCCCGGAACTGCTTTAGGTTCTGATTGGAAAAATAAGTTTTTCTTGGTTGAATTTGTGGGTACACCTACAGGTTCACATATTTGGTCATTTGGCTTAAAGCCAAAAGGTGCATCGTTTGTACTTGATGGCGAAAAAGATGTGGTGAGAGGAATCTTGCCAACGGGTATTCAGTTTGGCCCAGATGGAGCTTTATATGCAGCCGACTGGATTAATGGTTGGGATACTAAAAATTATGGAAGAGTTTGGAAACTAGATGTAACAAAAGATAAAAATGATTTTGAGGCTATCAGAAAAGAAACCAAACGCTTAATTCAGTTGAATTATGGAGTTCAAACGGAAGCAATGCTTTATAGTTTACTTTCAAATGCCGATATGCGTGTTCGCCAAAAAGCTCAATTTGAATTAGTAAATCGAGGACAAAAGGGTTTTGCTCAATTAACAAAAGCTATTGAACAACGTGAAAACCAATTGGCTCGTATTCACGGTATTTGGGGTGTGGGACAATTGGCTCGTCAGAACAAAACATTTGCATCGCCATTAATGGGCTTGTTGAAGGATAAAGATGAAGAAATCATTGCCCAAGCGACTAAAATTATTGGAGATATTCGTCTTTCATCGGCTGGCAGCGAATTAGTTGCTTTATTGAAAAGTAGCAACCCAAGAATCAAGTTCTATGCTGCTGAAGCTATTGGTCGCATGGCTTACCAAGATGCTGTTCCTGCCTTGATTCAGATGCTCGAAACCAATAATGACGAAGATGTTTACATTCGCCATGCGGGTGTTTTGGCTCTTTCTCGTATCGGAAAAGTTGAACCAATCGTAGCTTTGGCGAATAATCCAAGCAAAGCACTTCGTACGGCGGCGGTTTTGGTATTGAGAAGATTGAAAAATGATAATATTGCTATCTTCTTGAATGATAAAGACGAGTATATTGTTACGGAAGCGGCTCGTGGTATCAACGATGACCTTTCTATTCCAGCGGCATTACCTGCATTGGCGGCAACTTTAGCCGAAACACGTTTTACTTCTGAGCCTTTACTTCGCAGAGCTATCAATGCTGCTTTACGTGTAGGAACTGCCAAAGAAGTTGATTTATTGATTAATTTTTCTACAAGAACTGATATTAAAGATAATATCAAAGCCGAAGCTTTAGCTACTTTAGGTACTTGGAATAACCCATCGGTTTTGGATAGAGTAGATGGTAGATATCGTGGAAAATTAGAGCGTGATGGAGCTTTGGTAAAAGCTAAAATTCAGCCATATATTGGTAATTTCTTGAAAGAGACAAATCCAGAAACTATCATCGCAATGGCTGGTTTATTAACTGAATTGAATATCCCAGATTTCAATAGTGAGTTAGCTAGTATTTATACAAGTTCTGATAATGCCAAAGTAAAAGCAGCTATTTTACCAGCGTTGAATAAACTTAACTATTCGCAAATAGAAGTAGCAATTAAGCAAGGAATGGATGATAAAAACGAAAGTGTGCGAACAGTAGCTTTGAGTTTATTAAATAATAATAATGTTTCGAAAGAAAGCTTACCCGCAATTGTCAATACAATTTTCACAAAAGGCGGTATAAAAGAACAACAGCAGATGTTAATTGTATTAGGTAAATTAGCTCTTGATAAAACAAAAGATATTTTATCTGATTTGATTGGACAATTAAGCGATAAAAAACTTTCGCCAAGTGTTTCTTTAGAATTGAAAGAAGCCGTTGATGCTACAGGTTCAGAAGATTTAAAAGCGAAGGTGGCCGCAATAAAACCGGGGGCTTCGCCAATGGATGAATATATGGAATCATTATTTGGTGGAAACCGTAATGAAGGTCGAAATATTTTCAACTATAACTCTACTGCCCAATGTGTGCGTTGTCATAATTTGGGTGGAGAAGGTGGTTCTGTTGGACCAAATTTAGCCAAAATTGGTAGTAAACTCACACGTGAGCAGCTTCTACAAGCTCTTGTTGAGCCAAGTGCTCGCCTCTCACCTGGTTACGGAACTGTTTCCTTGAAACTAAAAGATGGTCAAGAAGTAACGGGTATTTTAGCCAAAGAAACTGAGCATGAGTTAGTTATTACCACTTCTGATGCCGAACCTTTGGAAATTCCACTTTCACGCATTGCTAAACGAGAAAATATGCCATCGAGTATGCCTCCAATGGGCTCATTGCTTTCAAAAAGAGAGATTCGAGATGTAGTAGAATTTTTATCGAATTTAAAGTAA
- a CDS encoding sugar phosphate isomerase/epimerase family protein: protein MKNQLSRRDFISVAPMATLGLLLSKNKINWLDKPNSKFGGVQIGAITYSFRSMPHDIDQLLQFCIDANVSAIEMMGDPAEDFAGKPKSPVKFSPPARGGQRPQLTDEQKAQLAEYGKQVAAWRASTSMDKFKEIRKKFNDAGVTIYAFKPNAFGANNTDAEIEYGMKAAKALGATSVTLELPTDSAQTKRLGDFGSKHKVYVGYHAHLQATDTLWDEALSQSPYNSMNLDCGHYIAVGGKNTKESLLALIQAKHDRITSMHIKDRTADGKGNLEWGKGDTPLKEILNLMKTKKYKFPATVELEYDVPEGSNAVKEVAKCVAYAKEILV from the coding sequence ATGAAAAATCAACTTTCTCGTAGAGATTTTATAAGTGTTGCTCCGATGGCCACACTCGGACTTCTACTTAGCAAAAACAAAATAAATTGGCTTGATAAACCCAATTCAAAATTCGGGGGTGTTCAAATTGGTGCGATTACGTATTCATTTAGAAGTATGCCTCATGATATTGACCAATTATTACAATTTTGCATTGATGCGAATGTAAGTGCCATTGAAATGATGGGCGACCCCGCTGAAGATTTTGCTGGAAAACCGAAAAGTCCTGTAAAATTTTCGCCACCAGCACGTGGAGGACAGCGTCCACAGTTGACAGATGAGCAAAAAGCACAATTGGCTGAATATGGCAAGCAAGTGGCTGCTTGGAGGGCATCGACTTCGATGGATAAATTTAAAGAAATTCGTAAGAAGTTTAATGACGCAGGTGTAACGATTTATGCTTTTAAGCCTAACGCTTTTGGTGCTAATAATACTGATGCCGAGATTGAATATGGTATGAAAGCTGCCAAAGCATTGGGAGCAACTTCTGTTACTTTAGAATTACCAACAGATTCGGCACAAACGAAGCGTTTGGGTGATTTTGGTTCAAAACACAAAGTATATGTTGGTTATCATGCACACTTACAGGCTACTGATACGCTCTGGGACGAAGCATTGAGCCAATCACCATACAATTCGATGAATCTCGATTGTGGTCACTACATTGCAGTAGGAGGGAAGAATACGAAGGAATCGTTGTTGGCTTTAATCCAAGCTAAACACGACCGCATTACGAGTATGCACATCAAAGACCGTACGGCAGATGGTAAAGGTAATTTGGAGTGGGGTAAAGGAGATACTCCTCTCAAAGAAATTTTGAACTTAATGAAAACCAAGAAATACAAATTCCCAGCAACGGTTGAGTTGGAATATGATGTTCCAGAAGGCTCAAATGCTGTGAAAGAAGTAGCTAAATGTGTTGCTTATGCGAAAGAAATCTTAGTTTGA
- a CDS encoding PIG-L family deacetylase has product MKKILVFILLLVSYMGISQGPRVLIVTAHPDDETMFPATIFKITHEMKGTADLALITDGSGGYNGLVASSYYGKNLTDSTVGRTYLPLLRKKELLCSGEIMGIRNFYFFDQVDDYYQLDPLPFLAGQRWDIDFCDRKLDKILKEGQYDYVICLIPSEEQHAHHKTASILALRAVQRMKDKKPVILGGRSLNKNYTYSFTQLEAYPETQILSTAPVFYFDRSYGFGENNKHSYMIVADWVKACHKTQSGDMNSSMHKGELETFWYFDINGSSKVEETRMFFDVLRNSGFPTK; this is encoded by the coding sequence ATGAAAAAGATACTTGTATTTATCCTACTATTGGTTAGTTATATGGGCATTTCGCAAGGCCCGAGGGTCTTAATTGTTACTGCTCATCCAGATGATGAAACGATGTTTCCAGCGACTATCTTTAAAATTACTCACGAAATGAAAGGTACTGCTGATTTGGCTTTAATTACTGATGGTTCGGGAGGTTATAATGGATTGGTTGCTTCATCATACTACGGAAAAAACTTAACTGATTCTACGGTTGGACGTACGTATCTTCCTTTACTTCGAAAAAAAGAACTCTTATGTTCGGGAGAAATAATGGGGATTAGAAATTTTTATTTTTTCGACCAAGTAGATGATTATTATCAGCTCGACCCGCTACCCTTTTTGGCTGGACAACGCTGGGATATTGATTTCTGTGATAGAAAGTTAGACAAAATTCTGAAGGAAGGACAGTATGATTATGTGATTTGCCTGATTCCAAGTGAAGAGCAGCACGCTCATCATAAAACAGCTTCAATTTTGGCATTAAGAGCAGTGCAGCGAATGAAAGATAAAAAGCCTGTAATTTTAGGTGGTCGTTCACTTAATAAAAATTATACCTATTCATTTACACAATTAGAGGCTTATCCCGAAACCCAAATATTATCTACTGCCCCTGTTTTCTATTTCGACCGCTCGTATGGTTTTGGTGAAAATAATAAACATAGCTATATGATTGTTGCCGACTGGGTAAAAGCTTGTCATAAAACTCAAAGTGGCGATATGAATAGCTCTATGCACAAAGGTGAGCTGGAGACTTTCTGGTATTTTGATATTAATGGAAGTAGTAAAGTAGAAGAAACTAGGATGTTTTTTGATGTCTTAAGAAATAGTGGATTCCCAACTAAATAA